In Lagopus muta isolate bLagMut1 chromosome 6, bLagMut1 primary, whole genome shotgun sequence, one DNA window encodes the following:
- the PTGER2 gene encoding prostaglandin E2 receptor EP2 subtype: protein MNGTGREPCGHGEALAAGARPLVSALMFSAGLLGNLLALGLLLRCRRPPRARAPSLFHVLVLALVVTDLLGTCSVSPLVLASYHRNLTLNALGRGGHICLYFGFAMSFFGLATMLVLFAMALERCLALGRPYFYERFLSPRAGLVALPAIYTFSAAFCSLPLLGFGRYVQYCPGTWCFIQMRVDDGRHKAAGLHLTFSLLYATLLLFLILSVLLCNLSVIANLARMHRRGQRTRRLAALEQPRAVGGCSRRIFSMAEEIDHLLLLAIMTITFVICSLPFTICAYVNKFSQSENHDWDLLALRFLSINPIIDPWVFAILRPPVLRVLRSVLCCQLSPGRQDAQCPTPAKTKLEPSGQ, encoded by the exons aTGAACGGGACGGGCCGGGAGCCGTGCGGGCACGGAGAGGCGCTGGCGGCCGGCGCTCGGCCGCTGGTCAGCGCGCTGATGTTCTCCGCGGGGctgctgggcaacctgctggccctggggctgctgctgcgctgccgccgcccgccccgcgcccgcgcGCCGTCCCTGTTCCACGTCCTGGTGCTGGCCCTGGTGGTCACCGACCTGCTGGGCACCTGCTCCGTCAGCCCCTTGGTGCTGGCCTCCTACCACCGCAACCTGACGCTGAACGCCCTGGGGCGGGGAGGACACATCTGCCTCTACTTCGGCTTCGCCATGAGTTTCTTCGGCCTCGCCACCATGCTCGTCCTCTTCGCCATGGCGCTGGAGCGCTGCCTGGCCCTGGGGCGGCCCTACTTCTACGAGCGCTTCCTCAGCCCCCGCGCCGGCCTGGTGGCCCTCCCGGCCATCTACACCTTCTCAGCAGCCTTCTGCTCCTTGCCTCTGCTGGGCTTCGGGCGCTATGTGCAGTACTGCCCCGGCACCTGGTGCTTCATCCAGATGCGCGTGGACGACGGCCGGCACAAGGCAGCCGGTTTGCACCTCACCTTCTCGTTGCTTTACGCCACTTTactcctcttcctcatcctgTCGGTGCTGCTGTGTAACCTCAGTGTCATCGCCAACCTGGCCCGCATGCATCGCCGCGGGCAGAGGACGCGCCGGCTGGCCGCGCTCGAGCAGCCGCGAGCGGTGGGGGGCTGCAGCCGCCGCATCTTCTCCATGGCCGAGGAGATCgaccacctcctgctcctcgCCATCATGACCATCACCTTCGTCATCTGCTCCTTGCCCTTCACG ATCTGTGCTTACGTCAACAAGTTCAGCCAGAGCGAGAACCACGACTGGGACCTGCTGGCACTGCGCTTCCTCTCCATCAACCCCATCATCGATCCCTGGGTCTTCGCCATCCTGCGGCCGCCGGTGCTGCGGGTGCTGCGTTccgtgctgtgctgccagctgtccCCAGGCAGACAGGATGCGCAGTGCCCGACCCCTGCAAAAACAAAGCTGGAGCCCAGCGGGCAGTAG